A genome region from Paradevosia shaoguanensis includes the following:
- a CDS encoding type I polyketide synthase, with the protein MNFNRAQEGHDSIAAPVALLGMACRFPGGSTSPKAFWQQLLRGQSAIGEIPKDRFSIAAHVDANAEAPGKSYTRWGGFVDDIAGFDPAMFEISPREAQAMDPQQRLLLMVAYEAMEDAGLTRSLLGSVRTGVYVGASSSDYAALQRLQRTYSDVYAGTGSALSIVANRISHRFNLNGPSLSIDTACSSSLVALDQAVAALNNDTVDIAIVAGVNLLIDPATFVAFSKAGMLSPTGKLSAFDRKANGYVRGEGIGAVLLMREADAVAQTCRTRALIRATAVNQDGRTSTLTAPDQHAQQEMMKLLCKVADVAPQAIDYVEAHGTGTPIGDPIEAAAIGHVFGGALRAAPLLFGSVKPNIGHLESAAGIASLIKAVMALENRIAPASVNFEEPNPAIAFEAHNMAVPQVPTELGRDDRSLFIAVNSFGFGGTNAGVLLERAAPKSMPLDRPAVSGGIQQSERAVAVPLSATTPEALREVAACLRSELVEGGLADRELASVASSVGTLREGLQFRTAIIAATTEELVARLADVAEGSIPASVRGALPKIVSGTPSLRSKLAFTFAGQGGQWWGMGRRLLLEEPVFSRAFQEFDRGFEALSGWSVKPELLRDEATSRMGQSRFAMPAIFGVQIGLGALWQSYDVQPDFVLGHSFGELAAAYLAGAISLETATRMIHARCQIREKLGVDGAMLAVGLGAADVEVVLGPDTNIDIAAINGASAVTLAGTTAEIEQAARRITERYPSAQVRPVQSDTAWHSRQLASLEGWFRREIGDVQWQTPSTPFVSTVTGRVEGRLDADYWWRNLREPVRYRDAVLMALDLGANSFLELSPHRVLSGLNAANAAERAISVSIANSLVRNEDDFRSIAVATAQLHCSGRSLDWQSAAGGIARAEGLPTYPWQLAPYWRHSEEAAELLQKSAEFPLLGKRSPGPDPIWTNEVSLGAFPFLRDHVVGGDVVFPAAGFIEIMLCAGREIFGDVPLEIEDFAILAALFVGTDEHVLFSTRLDVDRHLVHIRTRTRDGASEWTIRASAQIRPTDIRPELRLPRDELSGAPTSGDDFYAQTALAGFGYGPAFRAIASATVTAHSAAGVIAAPEQVSLEGSLAHPCLLDAALQLTIAMVAGTREDAAGQALYLPTTLRRLRFAGRLAAKMSVRSDLEQAERGAVVASYDLADFEGRCLLSIEGLEMRQAGRRAADAEADPRKVAYYAETFVPFAAAERKAMSGNWLILSGDQSSAESLAEAIEGEGGSVATLDLSAIETSHEGLLSRTRELTSPAIGQANSVIFHVADGVKEDDLVSRSKQNVLQLIAVAQALQTLDPEKPVRELIIVTHGARLLSGDPPMTVSGLAASAAIGLTRTIASENPELRVRQIDCSPGAIKDVVRVLTEAGDDESEFVVRDGASYVPRLTAHDRSDLPRGFVDVDVSAGNGNFQLTMKTPGTAANLFVEACPTPSLGPEEVLVETAAVGLNFRDVMAVTGLLPAGAEPDPAWLNLGLEFAGTIRAVGRDVSGLGVGDRVMGMARGSLKGLVALPAQTLVQVPSDLSLRDAASIPSAFATAHYALAHAGRVRKGERVLIHLGTGGVGLAAIQVARSLGAEVIATAGSDEKRDYLRGMGVSHVFNSRSLGFADDVMAATGGKGVDVILNALPTHYIAKGLEVLAPFGRFLEIGKRDVYADTPLGMLGLRRNISFHVIDLAAMGAERPDLLANILAEVLRSFAEGTYCPMPVTYFPIDRASEAFDLMAKGRHIGKVVIGLEPVSRKVRASVNRKLAARRDRSYLVTGGTSGFGVEIARWLSRHGAGHLILASRSGKLPPRHEGLPEELGSTGSTVEVVALDLTDATAVDAFVAARTSADKPIAGIVHGAAVFKDGLLSQLDEASIRAVLAPKIAGAWALHKALEKHGTEIDFFLSLSSVAQVLGSLGQANYVAANSFLDGFANYRAGCERPAQAASLGALGEAGFVAENAAMGSYLESMGILPMASADALDSLDGFAVSSAVSRTMAAIDWTKVRSAFGSQGVTPRLAGLMPGTQKGDHKLRQMLAAVPAAAWPALLQEFLVEEVSRVLDVEPQSVPINRPLAELGLDSLSSIELKNRIETRLALTMTVGAFLQAPTLEKLSSVIASTLEEQARTAREAGSGPQESSEMGQATQFSDRQRWAIQVAFAPMTSAAGRASLEQVVRYRPNEQITVVDLHESLSRLCRAAPQLALRCERTTLSIGAAPEILVTGALETPLALPLDLERGELLRIAVCEENGAVVEIGLCKHLAIDLDGGKILNALMGDGSSDLGQPALAVSSDMNKVAAIARTRAVLEPWAPSVELSGARPMTNLVDGLNIGRIDRYEVLRVSAELSEADCLLAFARAIGTVGGRRDIMIERFVGARGVSYPVRVAFEPGATSALAVINHQLSLREPVLETCAMELLLADVLATERVRVHQLGFSFAHGHDSATPAWNDLAAHFISSDGETRITLAHDVDAVDAATLQQVVDELANALRQFQCTVTLTASGVVSASVPVATAMQAANSGELAGYPVTAPLANLLDEISDPAATGTLRRASLLCQAIRIRPGVDAHRLQRAVDRVVDRHEFLRTRFTRYGGQWRAAASHETSPLVIHDMQGTSDAAIAQSMRDIADRAYDVSQTPLVEVHLLRSAKAGDVVLVRLFEGVADGWSLGIILDELLKAYVGLDLGGQPPGVSQILALTGPAIGTLSGAPPQASQTRVNRLALGPSRVRTLRLGTSGADALRKKAASLGTTENGLIAAAFVNALRSIGREERLELGTYDPTRRDPRLLRAVGFLSRLVQLDVSADGNVPQLARQLDTQFLDLSGKPSVLGSVPEYIYAPLLPRQMLDRSLFGPAVRQLSKGRVSVMSMEIEAIDIAPFGLQEGRLQLRPLATHGGDLELNFYYEVGAFADAEISELSRTTIASTGLPLSIVESEVLSEILAASEDLKKHRRSLETT; encoded by the coding sequence TTGAACTTCAACCGCGCCCAAGAGGGGCACGACTCAATAGCTGCTCCCGTAGCTCTCCTGGGAATGGCGTGTCGTTTCCCAGGCGGATCGACTTCTCCAAAGGCGTTCTGGCAGCAGCTCCTGCGCGGTCAGAGTGCGATAGGCGAAATTCCGAAAGATCGCTTTTCCATCGCTGCCCATGTCGATGCCAACGCTGAGGCGCCGGGCAAGAGCTATACGCGTTGGGGTGGGTTCGTCGACGATATTGCGGGCTTCGATCCTGCAATGTTCGAGATTTCGCCGCGGGAAGCGCAGGCAATGGACCCGCAGCAGCGGCTGCTGTTGATGGTTGCCTACGAGGCAATGGAGGATGCGGGGTTGACGCGCAGCCTCCTCGGTTCGGTCCGCACCGGCGTTTATGTCGGCGCGTCCTCTTCCGACTATGCTGCATTGCAGCGCCTGCAACGCACCTACAGCGATGTCTACGCGGGAACCGGTTCGGCGCTTTCGATCGTGGCCAATCGGATCTCGCACCGCTTCAATCTCAACGGTCCGAGCCTGTCCATAGACACTGCCTGCTCCTCGTCGCTGGTTGCTCTCGACCAGGCGGTGGCCGCTCTCAACAATGATACGGTCGACATAGCGATCGTTGCCGGCGTCAATCTGCTAATCGATCCGGCCACCTTTGTTGCGTTTTCCAAGGCGGGCATGCTTTCCCCTACAGGAAAACTGTCGGCCTTCGACCGCAAGGCCAATGGCTATGTTCGTGGCGAGGGCATCGGCGCAGTATTGTTGATGCGCGAAGCGGACGCAGTCGCACAGACGTGCAGGACGAGGGCACTGATACGCGCCACCGCGGTCAATCAGGATGGGCGTACCTCGACACTGACGGCACCCGACCAGCACGCGCAGCAAGAGATGATGAAGCTGCTCTGTAAGGTGGCGGACGTTGCTCCCCAGGCCATCGACTATGTCGAAGCGCATGGTACGGGCACTCCGATCGGAGACCCCATCGAGGCTGCTGCCATCGGGCATGTCTTTGGAGGCGCGCTCCGTGCCGCGCCTCTGCTTTTCGGCTCAGTCAAGCCGAACATCGGACACCTTGAATCTGCTGCCGGTATTGCGAGCCTCATCAAGGCCGTCATGGCGCTGGAAAATCGGATCGCGCCGGCAAGCGTCAACTTCGAGGAGCCAAATCCTGCCATCGCGTTCGAGGCGCATAATATGGCGGTGCCACAAGTGCCGACCGAACTCGGGCGTGACGATCGCTCGCTCTTCATAGCGGTCAATTCCTTTGGCTTTGGCGGCACCAACGCAGGCGTATTGCTGGAGCGTGCCGCCCCCAAGTCCATGCCGCTTGACAGGCCGGCTGTCTCCGGAGGGATACAGCAAAGCGAGCGAGCTGTTGCTGTGCCACTATCGGCCACTACTCCGGAGGCACTGCGAGAAGTAGCTGCTTGCCTGCGTTCAGAGCTGGTCGAGGGTGGGTTGGCCGACCGCGAACTGGCGAGCGTTGCGTCCTCTGTGGGAACCTTGCGCGAAGGCCTGCAGTTTCGGACGGCGATAATAGCCGCGACGACCGAGGAACTGGTGGCTCGGCTGGCTGATGTGGCCGAGGGCTCCATACCTGCATCTGTTCGCGGCGCGTTGCCGAAGATCGTATCTGGCACGCCATCACTTCGAAGCAAACTGGCATTCACCTTCGCGGGCCAGGGCGGCCAGTGGTGGGGCATGGGCCGGCGGCTTTTGCTGGAAGAGCCGGTATTTTCCCGCGCATTTCAGGAATTTGACCGGGGCTTCGAGGCCTTGTCGGGCTGGTCGGTAAAGCCCGAACTGCTGCGTGACGAAGCGACGTCCAGGATGGGCCAATCCCGCTTTGCCATGCCGGCGATCTTCGGCGTCCAGATCGGCCTTGGCGCTCTGTGGCAATCCTACGATGTGCAGCCGGATTTCGTGCTGGGGCATAGCTTCGGCGAGCTTGCTGCGGCCTATCTGGCTGGAGCGATCAGCCTCGAAACGGCAACGAGGATGATTCATGCGCGCTGCCAGATACGTGAGAAACTTGGCGTTGATGGTGCAATGCTGGCGGTTGGGCTCGGGGCAGCCGACGTTGAGGTGGTGCTGGGACCGGATACCAATATCGATATCGCCGCGATCAACGGCGCTTCCGCCGTTACGCTTGCGGGAACGACGGCTGAGATAGAGCAGGCTGCAAGGCGGATCACCGAGAGGTATCCTTCCGCTCAGGTTCGCCCCGTGCAGAGCGACACTGCGTGGCACTCTCGTCAATTGGCATCGCTGGAGGGCTGGTTCCGTCGCGAGATCGGCGACGTGCAGTGGCAAACGCCATCCACACCTTTCGTTTCCACGGTCACGGGGCGGGTCGAAGGCCGGCTCGACGCTGACTATTGGTGGCGCAATCTGCGCGAGCCCGTTCGCTATCGGGATGCGGTGCTGATGGCGCTCGATCTGGGCGCTAACTCGTTCCTTGAGCTGTCCCCGCACAGGGTGTTGAGCGGGCTTAATGCGGCCAACGCAGCAGAGCGTGCCATTTCTGTGTCGATCGCCAACTCGCTCGTGCGAAACGAGGATGATTTCCGGTCCATTGCTGTCGCGACCGCGCAGCTCCACTGTAGCGGCCGGAGTCTGGATTGGCAGTCGGCCGCGGGAGGGATCGCGAGAGCGGAAGGGCTGCCGACCTATCCCTGGCAGTTGGCGCCATACTGGCGGCACTCGGAGGAGGCCGCCGAACTTCTCCAAAAGAGCGCCGAGTTTCCACTGCTTGGCAAACGCTCTCCCGGCCCGGATCCGATCTGGACCAACGAGGTGAGCCTTGGTGCATTTCCCTTCCTGCGCGATCACGTGGTGGGTGGAGATGTGGTGTTCCCCGCCGCTGGCTTCATCGAGATCATGCTCTGCGCCGGACGAGAGATCTTTGGCGACGTGCCGCTTGAGATCGAGGATTTCGCAATTTTGGCAGCTCTCTTCGTCGGTACCGACGAGCACGTGCTGTTCTCCACACGGCTCGATGTGGATCGCCATCTTGTTCATATCCGTACGCGCACCCGTGATGGAGCGTCGGAATGGACAATACGGGCCAGCGCGCAGATACGACCAACCGACATACGGCCGGAGCTTCGGCTTCCGCGTGATGAGCTGTCGGGGGCGCCGACGAGTGGTGACGACTTCTATGCGCAAACCGCGTTGGCGGGGTTCGGATATGGTCCGGCGTTCAGGGCAATAGCCAGCGCCACCGTCACCGCACATTCGGCGGCAGGCGTGATTGCTGCGCCGGAGCAAGTGTCGCTTGAGGGCAGTCTGGCCCATCCATGCTTACTGGATGCGGCTCTGCAACTGACCATCGCCATGGTCGCGGGGACGCGGGAGGACGCGGCCGGTCAGGCGCTCTACCTGCCGACGACACTGCGTCGGCTTCGCTTTGCCGGACGGTTGGCAGCAAAGATGTCCGTTCGGTCGGATCTGGAGCAGGCCGAGCGTGGGGCGGTTGTCGCAAGTTATGATCTCGCCGATTTCGAGGGGCGTTGCCTTCTCTCCATCGAAGGGTTGGAGATGCGGCAGGCCGGGCGACGGGCTGCCGACGCGGAGGCGGACCCTCGGAAGGTGGCGTATTACGCCGAGACTTTCGTTCCTTTCGCGGCCGCCGAACGAAAGGCCATGAGCGGTAACTGGCTCATCCTGTCTGGAGACCAAAGCTCCGCCGAAAGCCTCGCGGAGGCGATCGAAGGGGAGGGCGGCTCTGTCGCTACGCTGGACCTGTCTGCGATCGAGACGTCGCATGAGGGGCTGCTTTCGAGAACCCGCGAACTGACGTCGCCTGCGATAGGCCAGGCCAACTCCGTCATTTTCCATGTCGCAGACGGGGTAAAAGAAGACGATCTGGTTTCTCGCAGCAAGCAGAACGTCCTCCAGCTGATCGCTGTTGCGCAGGCTCTGCAGACGCTCGACCCCGAGAAGCCCGTGCGGGAACTCATCATTGTCACCCACGGGGCGCGCTTGCTTTCCGGCGACCCGCCGATGACCGTGTCGGGGCTTGCGGCATCCGCGGCAATTGGCCTGACACGAACCATAGCGTCAGAGAACCCGGAGCTGCGCGTTCGGCAGATCGATTGCTCTCCGGGCGCGATCAAGGATGTGGTCCGCGTTCTGACGGAGGCAGGCGACGACGAGTCGGAGTTTGTTGTCCGAGACGGCGCGAGTTATGTCCCCCGTCTAACTGCACATGATCGGTCGGACCTGCCCAGAGGGTTCGTTGACGTTGATGTGTCAGCGGGGAATGGCAACTTCCAGCTAACGATGAAAACGCCTGGAACGGCTGCCAACCTGTTCGTTGAGGCCTGCCCGACGCCGAGCTTAGGGCCGGAGGAGGTGCTGGTCGAGACAGCGGCAGTGGGGCTTAATTTCAGGGACGTCATGGCTGTGACCGGGCTGCTGCCCGCGGGCGCAGAGCCGGACCCTGCATGGCTGAACCTTGGGCTCGAGTTCGCAGGGACGATTCGAGCCGTTGGGCGCGATGTATCGGGGTTGGGTGTCGGTGATCGAGTGATGGGTATGGCGCGAGGGTCCCTAAAGGGACTGGTCGCTTTGCCGGCCCAGACTCTCGTGCAAGTTCCATCCGATTTGTCCTTGCGTGACGCCGCATCCATCCCCTCGGCCTTTGCGACGGCGCACTATGCTCTTGCGCATGCCGGCAGGGTGCGGAAGGGCGAGCGCGTTCTCATTCATCTTGGCACCGGTGGTGTAGGTCTAGCGGCCATACAAGTCGCCAGGTCGCTTGGGGCGGAAGTTATCGCAACGGCAGGGTCCGACGAGAAGCGCGACTACCTCAGGGGTATGGGTGTTTCCCATGTCTTCAATTCCCGCTCTCTTGGATTTGCCGACGATGTGATGGCTGCCACGGGCGGAAAGGGCGTCGACGTCATCCTGAATGCCTTGCCGACGCACTACATCGCCAAGGGGCTGGAAGTGCTGGCCCCGTTCGGGCGGTTTCTGGAGATCGGAAAGCGCGACGTTTATGCCGACACGCCGTTGGGAATGCTCGGCCTCCGCCGCAACATTTCCTTCCATGTGATCGATCTGGCGGCGATGGGGGCGGAGCGACCCGACCTACTGGCCAATATTCTCGCGGAGGTGCTTCGCTCGTTCGCCGAGGGCACCTACTGCCCAATGCCGGTAACATATTTCCCGATTGATCGCGCGTCTGAAGCGTTCGATCTGATGGCCAAAGGCAGGCATATCGGCAAGGTGGTCATCGGCCTTGAGCCGGTCAGCCGGAAAGTGCGCGCATCGGTCAACCGCAAGTTGGCCGCGCGGCGCGACCGCAGCTATCTTGTGACCGGCGGCACCAGCGGCTTCGGTGTAGAAATTGCGCGGTGGCTGAGCCGGCACGGGGCAGGGCACCTCATTCTGGCTTCGCGCTCCGGCAAGCTACCCCCTCGACACGAGGGGCTGCCGGAGGAACTAGGGAGCACTGGCTCTACGGTTGAAGTCGTGGCGCTCGATCTGACCGATGCCACAGCAGTGGACGCCTTCGTGGCGGCGCGAACCAGCGCCGACAAACCGATCGCGGGCATCGTGCATGGCGCCGCCGTATTCAAGGACGGGCTTCTAAGCCAGCTCGATGAAGCGTCCATTCGTGCCGTGCTGGCGCCCAAGATCGCCGGTGCCTGGGCGCTCCACAAGGCACTGGAAAAGCATGGTACTGAAATAGACTTCTTTCTTTCCTTGTCGTCCGTGGCCCAGGTTCTGGGCTCGCTGGGGCAGGCGAACTATGTTGCTGCCAACAGCTTCCTGGATGGCTTCGCGAACTACCGCGCAGGATGCGAGCGCCCAGCTCAGGCCGCCAGCCTCGGGGCGTTGGGTGAGGCTGGTTTCGTTGCCGAAAACGCGGCAATGGGCAGCTATCTCGAAAGCATGGGCATCTTGCCGATGGCCAGCGCCGATGCACTTGATTCCCTGGATGGCTTCGCCGTCAGCAGTGCGGTCTCGCGCACCATGGCGGCGATCGACTGGACCAAGGTTCGCAGCGCCTTCGGAAGCCAGGGTGTAACGCCTCGGCTTGCTGGCCTGATGCCAGGCACCCAAAAAGGCGACCACAAGCTCCGCCAGATGCTCGCGGCGGTACCTGCCGCAGCATGGCCAGCTCTCCTCCAGGAGTTTCTTGTCGAAGAAGTCAGCCGTGTGCTCGATGTCGAACCGCAATCGGTCCCGATCAACCGTCCGCTGGCCGAACTGGGCCTCGACTCGCTTTCCTCGATTGAACTGAAGAACCGGATCGAGACGCGTTTAGCTCTGACGATGACGGTTGGCGCTTTCCTGCAGGCGCCTACGCTAGAAAAGCTCTCGTCGGTAATCGCCAGCACGCTCGAAGAACAGGCGCGAACAGCACGGGAAGCAGGGAGTGGGCCGCAAGAGTCGTCCGAAATGGGGCAGGCGACACAATTCTCGGATCGGCAGCGCTGGGCTATTCAGGTTGCATTCGCTCCGATGACATCGGCCGCCGGCCGCGCTTCTCTGGAGCAGGTGGTTCGATACCGGCCGAACGAGCAGATCACAGTCGTTGACCTGCACGAGTCGCTCTCACGACTTTGCCGTGCAGCCCCACAACTCGCGCTGCGCTGCGAGCGAACCACGCTATCTATCGGAGCAGCACCGGAAATTCTGGTGACAGGCGCTTTGGAAACGCCGCTGGCCCTTCCTCTCGACCTTGAGCGCGGGGAGTTGCTTCGTATCGCAGTCTGCGAGGAAAACGGCGCGGTCGTTGAAATCGGATTGTGCAAGCACTTGGCGATCGATCTCGATGGCGGAAAAATCCTCAACGCGTTGATGGGTGATGGTTCAAGCGATCTCGGTCAGCCGGCACTCGCAGTGTCGTCCGACATGAACAAGGTGGCGGCAATAGCTCGCACGCGTGCGGTTCTGGAGCCTTGGGCGCCAAGCGTAGAGCTGTCGGGCGCGCGGCCGATGACGAACTTAGTCGACGGTTTGAACATTGGACGGATTGACCGCTACGAGGTCTTGCGGGTTTCTGCTGAACTGTCTGAGGCCGACTGCCTGCTCGCCTTTGCTCGCGCCATCGGGACCGTCGGCGGTCGTCGGGACATCATGATCGAGCGCTTCGTCGGCGCGAGGGGGGTGAGCTATCCTGTCCGTGTCGCGTTCGAACCGGGCGCGACGTCCGCATTGGCCGTGATCAATCATCAGCTATCTCTTCGAGAGCCGGTTCTGGAGACCTGCGCGATGGAGCTTCTGCTTGCCGATGTGCTGGCTACGGAAAGAGTTCGCGTACATCAGCTAGGTTTCTCATTCGCGCATGGGCACGACTCTGCCACCCCCGCTTGGAACGATCTGGCCGCACATTTCATCAGCAGCGATGGAGAGACGAGGATAACGCTTGCCCACGATGTGGACGCGGTCGATGCCGCTACTCTCCAGCAGGTAGTGGACGAACTGGCAAACGCGCTGCGACAGTTCCAATGCACCGTGACGCTGACTGCCTCAGGCGTGGTCTCGGCGAGCGTTCCGGTGGCTACGGCTATGCAGGCAGCCAATAGCGGGGAACTCGCCGGTTACCCCGTAACCGCGCCTCTCGCCAACCTTCTCGATGAGATTTCTGACCCAGCGGCGACCGGAACGTTGCGGCGTGCTTCCCTGTTGTGTCAGGCAATCCGCATTCGTCCAGGGGTCGATGCGCACAGGCTGCAACGGGCGGTTGATCGCGTTGTCGATCGTCACGAGTTTCTGCGAACACGATTCACTCGGTACGGTGGACAATGGCGGGCGGCGGCCTCGCATGAGACTTCGCCGCTAGTGATCCACGACATGCAAGGCACGAGCGACGCCGCGATTGCGCAAAGCATGCGTGATATTGCCGACCGAGCCTATGACGTAAGCCAAACTCCTCTGGTGGAGGTTCACCTCCTGCGATCGGCCAAGGCCGGGGATGTGGTGCTCGTAAGGCTGTTCGAGGGCGTGGCCGACGGCTGGTCGCTCGGCATAATTCTCGATGAACTGCTGAAGGCGTATGTCGGTCTGGATCTCGGGGGGCAGCCCCCAGGTGTTTCGCAAATTCTTGCATTGACGGGCCCCGCCATTGGGACCTTGTCAGGGGCGCCTCCCCAGGCAAGCCAGACGCGCGTGAATCGCCTTGCTCTTGGACCCAGTCGGGTTCGAACCCTTCGTCTTGGTACGTCGGGCGCCGACGCCCTGCGGAAAAAGGCCGCCTCCCTGGGCACGACGGAAAACGGCTTGATCGCTGCGGCGTTCGTCAATGCGCTACGTTCTATCGGACGGGAAGAGCGGTTGGAGCTAGGGACCTACGATCCAACCCGCCGAGACCCGCGGCTTCTCCGAGCCGTGGGGTTCCTAAGCCGGTTGGTGCAACTCGATGTGTCTGCTGACGGAAACGTTCCCCAGCTCGCAAGGCAGCTGGATACCCAGTTTCTGGACCTTTCCGGCAAACCGAGCGTTTTGGGCTCGGTACCGGAATATATCTACGCGCCTTTGCTCCCGAGGCAGATGCTTGATCGCTCCCTGTTCGGGCCTGCAGTGCGGCAGCTCTCGAAAGGACGTGTATCGGTCATGTCGATGGAAATCGAAGCCATCGATATTGCGCCTTTCGGACTACAGGAGGGGCGTCTCCAATTGCGGCCACTTGCAACCCATGGTGGCGATCTTGAGCTCAATTTCTACTACGAGGTCGGCGCTTTCGCTGACGCGGAGATATCCGAGCTGAGCAGAACAACAATCGCCTCGACTGGGCTGCCGCTATCGATTGTGGAGAGCGAAGTTTTGAGCGAGATTCTTGCTGCATCTGAAGACCTGAAAAAGCACAGGCGCAGTCTGGAAACCACGTGA
- a CDS encoding outer membrane beta-barrel protein, translating into MKKILVSVIGALATMSCGAAVAADFGGTVTAASIDPLPWYVSGKAGIALPGTININATGFGGAITGKSTFDPGFAGAVAIGKYITPEVRAELELGLAQNAGKSFDGNLGLLGPVSGALSGNVTTTTLMAMGYYEFTQFGNFVPYLSAGVGVANVNSDLTFTDAAPGGSSGTITGSSTVIAGRVGAGFQFKVADSIDITADYTAMLGNNANFTFNSAFGGFPTNITSSVMGHALAAGIKGRF; encoded by the coding sequence TTGAAAAAGATACTTGTTTCAGTGATTGGTGCGCTGGCGACGATGTCGTGCGGCGCGGCCGTGGCGGCGGATTTCGGCGGCACCGTGACTGCTGCGTCGATCGACCCGCTACCGTGGTACGTGTCGGGCAAGGCGGGTATCGCGCTGCCGGGCACCATCAACATCAACGCAACCGGTTTCGGCGGCGCGATAACCGGTAAGTCAACCTTCGACCCCGGCTTTGCCGGCGCGGTCGCAATCGGCAAGTACATTACGCCCGAAGTGCGAGCCGAACTGGAACTTGGCCTGGCGCAAAACGCCGGTAAGTCGTTCGATGGCAATCTCGGGCTGCTCGGACCGGTAAGCGGTGCCCTGTCCGGCAACGTGACCACCACGACCCTGATGGCCATGGGCTACTACGAGTTCACCCAGTTCGGTAACTTCGTACCCTATCTGTCCGCGGGTGTTGGCGTCGCCAACGTCAATTCCGACCTGACCTTTACCGATGCGGCTCCGGGCGGATCGAGCGGCACGATCACTGGAAGCAGCACGGTGATCGCCGGTCGCGTCGGAGCTGGCTTCCAGTTCAAGGTAGCGGACTCCATCGACATCACCGCAGACTACACCGCGATGCTCGGCAACAACGCCAACTTTACTTTCAATAGCGCTTTTGGCGGCTTCCCCACCAATATCACCTCCAGCGTGATGGGACATGCACTGGCCGCGGGCATCAAGGGCCGCTTCTAA
- a CDS encoding GNAT family N-acetyltransferase, with the protein MRVTFHDTIDDIGAAEWDGVFGPERLFQSHAWLRASEGDAIEDYVPRYVVIRDDQDCIVAAVAAYTMPTSLVMFSAAPLKWAVDRIQGIAPWFLRPRILECGSPLGPGNGIGVRPDTSIASLAPIICDAMERLAARERIHLIVLRDFLETELKASAAFELEGYVRTESLPTMSLDIKWKSFADYLGSMTSRHRQKVRRGLSLAKSSGLSARLAGSIGDQGQHLAHQRENVRERAKEYSREKLMATFFNQLDKGLGPRARVIEVLDGTTNVGHALLVDDGNILRWLSFGRETGGTRDGAYFLVLASIIELAIREGKSVLDMGMTTHGPKTDFGAKMLPQWMLLRFRGPLGRLLPLVLRYVSPNRGTVARHVFKGDGSQLPDGAEKVGSLGQSERHTAT; encoded by the coding sequence ATGCGCGTGACGTTTCACGACACGATCGACGACATTGGTGCCGCCGAATGGGATGGTGTCTTCGGCCCGGAGCGTCTTTTCCAGAGTCATGCCTGGCTAAGGGCGTCCGAAGGCGACGCCATCGAGGACTACGTGCCGAGATACGTGGTCATTCGCGACGACCAAGACTGTATCGTAGCGGCGGTTGCGGCCTACACAATGCCAACGTCATTGGTCATGTTCTCGGCAGCTCCACTGAAATGGGCAGTCGACCGTATCCAGGGTATCGCCCCATGGTTTCTTCGCCCCCGCATTCTCGAATGCGGCAGCCCTTTGGGACCCGGCAACGGCATAGGTGTACGACCTGACACTTCGATTGCGTCTCTGGCCCCAATCATTTGCGATGCTATGGAGCGTCTTGCCGCAAGAGAGCGCATCCACCTGATCGTCCTGCGCGACTTTCTTGAGACCGAGCTGAAGGCGAGCGCTGCTTTCGAACTGGAGGGCTACGTTCGTACCGAAAGCCTTCCGACGATGTCGCTCGATATCAAATGGAAGTCCTTCGCCGACTACCTTGGCTCGATGACGAGCCGCCATCGCCAAAAAGTCCGGCGCGGGCTTTCACTGGCCAAAAGCTCCGGCCTGAGCGCTCGTTTAGCTGGCTCGATTGGTGACCAAGGCCAGCACCTGGCGCACCAGCGTGAGAACGTGCGAGAGCGCGCCAAGGAATACAGCCGGGAGAAATTGATGGCCACCTTCTTCAACCAGCTCGACAAGGGGCTTGGGCCGAGAGCCAGGGTGATCGAAGTCCTCGACGGAACGACGAATGTAGGCCACGCCCTTCTTGTCGATGATGGCAACATCCTGCGCTGGCTATCCTTCGGGCGCGAAACGGGTGGGACTCGAGACGGCGCCTATTTTCTGGTTCTGGCGAGCATCATCGAACTGGCTATCCGCGAGGGTAAGTCGGTGCTCGATATGGGAATGACGACGCACGGTCCCAAGACCGACTTCGGCGCAAAGATGCTTCCGCAATGGATGCTGCTCCGCTTCCGCGGCCCCCTCGGCAGGTTGCTGCCGCTGGTCCTGCGGTATGTAAGCCCAAATCGTGGAACCGTCGCTCGACATGTGTTCAAGGGTGATGGGTCACAACTGCCGGACGGCGCTGAGAAGGTCGGGTCATTGGGACAATCAGAGCGCCATACGGCAACTTGA